In one Chitinophaga sancti genomic region, the following are encoded:
- a CDS encoding DUF2141 domain-containing protein, producing MKIIFTAVLLLAAFGGFAQRNCSIKVNVKNVLINKGDFYFALYNKEGDFMKTPYSKIRVPASRVKNGVIFTKLPAGEYAVTIFQDLNSNKALDKVMSVPVEPYGLSNNVPAYPTYSTTKFTVTDQSAITVSMHN from the coding sequence ATGAAAATAATTTTTACAGCAGTATTATTGCTGGCTGCCTTTGGTGGCTTCGCGCAACGGAACTGCTCTATCAAGGTCAATGTAAAAAATGTACTGATCAATAAGGGCGATTTCTATTTCGCGTTGTATAATAAGGAAGGTGATTTCATGAAGACGCCTTATTCAAAAATAAGGGTGCCGGCCAGCCGGGTGAAGAATGGCGTGATCTTTACTAAGCTGCCTGCAGGGGAGTATGCGGTGACGATCTTCCAGGATCTGAATAGTAATAAGGCCCTGGATAAGGTCATGTCAGTACCGGTAGAGCCATATGGGCTTTCTAATAATGTGCCGGCTTATCCTACCTATTCAACTACAAAGTTCACGGTTACGGATCAATCGGCTATTACGGTTAGTATGCATAATTAG
- a CDS encoding alpha/beta fold hydrolase — protein MVQSINKNADECLIFFNPMSSDSRFWTTNIPKDLLDQFEVIFYEYPGYNRPFIKLENFKELATYIDKEVLENIHKPIHLVGYSYGGLLVQHLLNLNRHNIKSAVLIACANRILARDKELLSVLKKVSDVDMYLFCRVLSLFSHGYEDFNKNPLIGLQKFSNLKLSIPDKVPIIQQMNHIIRTSRIEIRKQPTKTMLIYGSEDRMIDMDTLDSLHEYLENLSFKKLIGEAHIIDPKKMFHHIHQFLKAAEYAI, from the coding sequence ATGGTACAGAGCATAAATAAAAATGCGGATGAATGCCTGATATTCTTTAACCCCATGAGTTCAGACAGCCGCTTCTGGACAACCAATATTCCCAAGGATTTATTGGATCAGTTTGAGGTCATCTTTTACGAATATCCTGGCTACAACAGGCCATTTATCAAGCTGGAGAATTTTAAGGAGCTGGCCACTTATATCGACAAAGAAGTACTGGAAAATATCCACAAACCCATACACCTGGTCGGTTACAGTTACGGTGGTCTCCTGGTACAGCACTTATTGAATCTGAACCGTCACAATATCAAGTCAGCCGTACTGATAGCGTGTGCGAACCGGATACTTGCAAGAGATAAAGAGTTGTTGTCTGTACTGAAAAAAGTGAGTGATGTAGATATGTATCTGTTTTGCCGGGTACTGAGCCTCTTCTCTCACGGCTACGAAGATTTCAACAAGAACCCTTTGATCGGCTTACAGAAGTTTTCAAACCTGAAACTCTCTATTCCTGATAAGGTGCCTATCATCCAGCAAATGAATCACATTATCCGCACATCACGGATCGAGATTCGGAAGCAGCCTACCAAAACCATGCTGATCTATGGATCAGAAGACAGGATGATCGATATGGATACACTGGATAGTTTACATGAATATTTGGAAAACCTGAGTTTTAAAAAGTTGATTGGTGAGGCGCATATCATTGATCCAAAGAAAATGTTTCATCACATTCATCAATTCCTAAAAGCAGCCGAATATGCTATCTAA
- a CDS encoding LpxL/LpxP family acyltransferase — protein MLSKNLRLEVFGESKQELKVSFDKKWESHSLQTFQFLSANLSRFFPEMPESEHRSAYFEILSYRVLQGVDTQFSSNFSGLDDFNEFNYEEIQQHLPAMFVSHHTGSYRSAMAFLVKYNINVVLMVDPLAYKYTLEKMQHQYQQVKTAFNSTSELIIFPTNKPDLSLQIMAKVKKGYSVLAFIDGNSGSNGYLNRDNSLQIPFFGQDIYVRTGLPTLSFYLKIPIVPMLSYYDEGLQPRWNVYDPIVPPKGERNPAVYVAESTRYLYSILENALQQYPMQWEGWMFLHRYLTLTSADAGVPDSLAGVRINDRAGLFILDGRHYILNKENYKLMELDEEVFHLFNNKDCDAIVQRPLADVHLLYKNKFLIHN, from the coding sequence ATGCTATCTAAAAATTTAAGACTCGAAGTATTCGGGGAAAGCAAGCAGGAACTGAAAGTTTCGTTCGATAAGAAGTGGGAAAGCCACAGTCTGCAGACGTTTCAGTTCCTGTCTGCCAACCTTTCACGGTTCTTCCCTGAGATGCCGGAATCAGAACACAGGAGCGCCTATTTTGAGATCCTGTCTTACAGGGTACTGCAGGGAGTAGATACCCAGTTCAGCTCAAATTTCAGTGGCCTGGATGATTTTAATGAGTTCAATTATGAAGAGATCCAGCAGCATTTACCTGCTATGTTTGTTTCTCATCATACAGGTTCTTACAGATCAGCGATGGCCTTCCTGGTGAAGTACAATATCAATGTAGTACTGATGGTAGATCCCCTGGCATACAAGTATACCCTGGAGAAAATGCAGCATCAGTACCAGCAGGTAAAAACCGCATTCAATTCTACTTCTGAACTGATCATATTTCCTACAAACAAGCCTGACCTCTCCTTGCAGATCATGGCGAAAGTGAAAAAGGGCTATTCTGTATTAGCATTCATAGATGGAAATTCCGGATCGAACGGCTATCTGAACCGTGATAACAGCCTGCAGATCCCTTTCTTCGGACAGGATATCTATGTAAGAACAGGCCTGCCTACATTGTCTTTTTACCTGAAGATCCCTATTGTACCGATGTTATCTTACTATGATGAGGGCTTACAGCCCAGGTGGAATGTGTATGATCCGATAGTACCGCCTAAGGGAGAACGCAATCCTGCGGTGTATGTAGCAGAGAGTACCCGTTACTTATACAGCATATTGGAGAATGCCCTGCAACAGTACCCGATGCAGTGGGAGGGATGGATGTTTTTGCATCGCTACCTGACCTTAACGTCTGCTGATGCTGGTGTGCCTGACAGTCTTGCAGGTGTTCGGATCAATGATCGTGCGGGATTGTTCATACTGGACGGCAGGCATTATATCCTCAACAAAGAGAATTATAAACTGATGGAACTCGATGAAGAGGTATTCCATTTGTTCAATAATAAAGACTGTGATGCAATTGTACAGCGCCCCCTGGCAGATGTGCACCTACTTTATAAAAATAAGTTCTTAATCCATAATTAA
- a CDS encoding zinc metalloprotease codes for MNPLQTENSLLNYDYTITIASNNEFVLAYQGKYFKIGAFMYQILRAGQQAKYLEDLHAQLGNVANVNLAGLKEIIDTKILPIFKTTADKASETPDDGFWYKKQILSSRQSTTLAKPLSFLFGKSFYFLFLLLTGVNFALYSRTHNIVANDDLPLGTEILAWVASYFSLFFIMFVHELGHTAAAYKSGINARSIGLGIYTIMPAMYTDLTDVWTVSKSNRIKINLAGIYIQLIINLGLVAALHCISNDFAQSFVWKIYIFNSVLMVANLVPLLKLDGYWVLSDFLGVPNLIKTSNELLLDAVTKKDPFAEEQPRDYSFKKILLVVYTIIRVSFIIFVTFMAFAFIYASILKTIALIRYLPYLSFNFETAIEVLKRIVTIVIISLFTRKYRKLFSNVILKRLKWYRA; via the coding sequence ATGAATCCGCTACAAACAGAAAATTCCTTGTTGAACTATGATTACACAATCACCATTGCTTCCAACAATGAATTTGTACTCGCCTACCAGGGCAAGTACTTTAAGATAGGAGCGTTCATGTATCAGATTCTGAGGGCGGGCCAGCAAGCCAAATACCTGGAAGACCTGCACGCTCAACTAGGTAATGTGGCGAATGTGAACCTGGCCGGCCTGAAAGAGATCATTGACACAAAGATTCTACCTATCTTCAAAACGACAGCAGACAAAGCCAGTGAAACGCCCGATGATGGATTCTGGTATAAGAAACAAATTCTTTCCAGCAGGCAATCCACCACACTGGCCAAACCATTGTCCTTTTTGTTTGGCAAATCATTCTACTTCCTGTTCCTGTTACTAACGGGTGTAAACTTCGCGCTCTATTCCCGTACGCACAACATTGTGGCTAACGACGATTTGCCACTGGGAACTGAGATACTGGCCTGGGTTGCTTCTTATTTCTCCCTGTTCTTCATCATGTTTGTACATGAACTGGGGCACACGGCCGCCGCTTACAAATCTGGTATCAATGCCAGGAGCATCGGCCTCGGGATCTACACGATCATGCCCGCTATGTATACCGACCTCACAGATGTATGGACGGTATCCAAAAGCAACAGGATCAAAATCAACCTGGCAGGGATCTACATACAATTGATCATCAACCTGGGCCTTGTGGCAGCATTGCACTGCATCAGCAATGACTTTGCACAAAGCTTTGTATGGAAGATCTATATTTTCAACAGTGTCCTGATGGTGGCAAACCTTGTACCACTACTAAAGCTCGACGGCTACTGGGTATTATCAGATTTCCTGGGGGTGCCCAACCTGATAAAAACATCCAACGAACTACTCCTGGATGCGGTCACCAAAAAAGATCCATTCGCAGAAGAACAGCCGCGCGACTATAGTTTCAAAAAGATCTTGCTGGTTGTATATACCATCATTCGCGTATCGTTCATCATCTTCGTCACCTTTATGGCATTTGCCTTTATCTATGCCTCCATATTGAAGACGATCGCATTGATCAGGTACCTACCTTACCTCAGTTTTAATTTCGAGACGGCCATTGAAGTGCTCAAACGCATAGTGACCATAGTGATTATATCACTGTTTACCCGGAAGTACAGGAAGCTATTTTCAAACGTCATATTAAAACGTCTAAAATGGTACAGAGCATAA